AGACGGTAGACAGTGGGACGGCTCAGGAGCAGCATTTCCATCAGGTCTTCTACGGTATAGCAGCGGCTGTCCTTTGCTGTGGAAACAGGGGAGGAAACCGAGTTGGGCGAAGGTTCTTCATGGATAATCATTGGATAATACCTCGTTAAATATACTTAAAGTTAAAACTTGAGCGG
Above is a genomic segment from Faecalibacterium taiwanense containing:
- a CDS encoding helix-turn-helix domain-containing protein, with translation MIIHEEPSPNSVSSPVSTAKDSRCYTVEDLMEMLLLSRPTVYRLLKQNEFRWFKVSGAYRISKASFEAWLNDGTVERNPAV